The sequence TAATTATAATAACTAATTAAATAGAATTTTTAAGATTTTTTTCATATTTTAACTCAAAATATAAGTTCAAATTATATAAAAAAAGTAATTTTTAATATAAGAGGAAGAAAATAAATTAAACTATATTCTTTTTTCCAAAATAAATTTTTACATATTTTTTCTAGAGCTCTGCTTTGTTATTAATTATTATTTTTGTAAAGGAACTAATTTTTTTAATCAGTGGGCAAAATATTTATTATATTTTTCTTTTTCGTTTCTCTTAAATTAATATATTTAACAATCGGACTTTTTAAAAATAAAAAACTGTCATAAAAATTAATTTCTAATAATTCTTTTCTAAATTCTAAATATTATTATTTTGTTTTATATTCTCTCTTCTATTTATCTATAAAATCTAATAAGATTTTTTATATCTATTTTGATATATTTTCAAAAAATTTATTTGGAAAAATTAATTTTATATAGTATAATTATAATAAGTTTAATAGATTGTAAAGCTTTTATACCCCAAAATAGAGAGGTGATGCTTATGACAGAAATTGTTTTTTTGAAAAATCAAAAGGCAGTTTTGTCATGAGCATTTTTTTATACAAAAACTTCAAAGAAAGGAGAGCTATTATGACTAACCCTATCAACGATTTATATATAAAGTTTATGGAAAAAATAGATCCTTATTTAAGAAAAAATCCATATCTTGTAGGAATAATAGGAGGAGGATTATTTTTCTTTGGAGCTATTTTTAAATGGAATTGGATTTGTGATCCAACAGGCTCACCAAGATTTATGAGAAATGTATATGAGATTTTTGGAGAGGGTGGAGTTAGATTTTTTACAGGACTGTTTGGAGCAATTATAATGATTTTTTCTTTATCTTTATGGATATCTGAAAGGAGATAGTATATGGAAGTCAAAGCAGGAGATATTTATACTACTTATCAAAAAGCTAGATTGCTATATAGCTTGTCAAATTACTAAAGTATCTGAAAAAAATCTTACTAAATTAGAATTGGATTGGGTAGGAAGAGAGCCATTAAATATAAATCAATTAAATAATCTTAAACCTTTATACAAAGATTTTATGTATTGGGAAAAATCTCTCTGCTTAATTAATGTAGAGAAAGAAATTCCAAAGGAGTTTCAATATGTAGGAAATATTCCTCCATTGATTAACGAAGAAAGTCGTTCATATGGAACTTGGTATAATAGTGATGATATATATTTTCAGTTAAGGTAGCAAAAAATCCCAAAAGAAAAACGGTTAGCTTTTAAAGAAGCTATGGAAAGCAATGAAGAAATTAATATAAATGGAAATTCTGCGAAACTA comes from Fusobacterium perfoetens and encodes:
- a CDS encoding immunity 17 family protein; translated protein: MTNPINDLYIKFMEKIDPYLRKNPYLVGIIGGGLFFFGAIFKWNWICDPTGSPRFMRNVYEIFGEGGVRFFTGLFGAIIMIFSLSLWISERR